The Ensifer canadensis genomic sequence TAATTGCCGTAGAGCATTTTTAGGATCGAGCTCTTGCCGACGCCGGAGGGGCCGCCAAGGACGACACATTCGCCTGATTTGACCGAGAAGGAGACGTTGGCGACGACAGGCAGGCACACGCCGTCGCGCAGGTGCATGGTGAAGCTCTTTGCGACTTCGGAAACAACAAGGGGCGTAGCCATGATTCTTACTTTCCTTTGCGCATGATCTTGATCGAAAACAGATTTTTAATTCTCGGGATCATGCGTCATACCTGCAGGATGGAGGAGACGAGGAGCTGGGTATAGGGCTCGCGCGGATCGTCGAGCACGCGGTCGGTTAGCCCCTGCTCGATGACGGCGCCGTCCTTCATCACCATCATGCGGTGCGACAAAAGCCGTGCGACAGCGAGATCGTGGGTGACGATGATGGCGGCAAGGCCAAGATCGTGCACAAGCCCGCGCACGAGGTCGAGCAGGCGAGCCTGCACCGAAACGTCAAGGCCGCCGGTCGGCTCATCCATGAAGACGAGGCGAGGGGAGGTGACGAGATTGCGGGCTATCTGCAAGCGCTGACGCATGCCGCCCGAAAACGCGCGGGGCTGGTCGTCGATGCGGTCGATGCCGATCTCGACACGCTCGAGCCAGTCGCTGGCGGCGGCACGGATGTTGCCATAGTGCCGGTCGCCAACGGCCATCAGGCGCTCGCCGACATTGGCACCGGCCGAGACCGTCATTCTGAGGCCATCGGCCGGGTTCTGGTGGACGAAGCCCCAGTCGGTGCGCATCAGGAAGCGTCGCTCGGCCTCGCCCATGCGGGCGAGATCCCGATACTGGCCGTCGCGCATATGGTATTCGACGATGCCGGATGTCGGCATCAACCGGGTCGAAAGGCAGGACAGAAGCGTCGTCTTGCCCGAGCCGGATTCTCCGACGATCGCCAGCACTTCGCCGGGGAAGAGGTCGAAGGAGACGTTCCGGCACCCGATGCGGCTTCCGTAGAATTTCGAGACGTCGTTGACTTTCAGAAGCGGTACGGCACTCATTCTGCGGCCTCCTGGCGGGCAAGCATGTGTCCAGCATGGCCGCAGTCGCGGCGGTCTTCGCAATGGTCGGTGTCGGAGCAGACGAACATGCGTCCGCCCTTGTCGTCGAGCACCACTTCGTCGAGATAGACGTTCTCGGCGCCGCAGAGGGCGCAGGGCTTGTCGAACTTCTGCACTTCGAACGGGTGATCGTCGAAATCGAGGCTGACGACCTCGGTATAGGGCGGAACCGCATAGATGCGCTTTTCACGGCCGGCGCCGAAAAGCTGGAGCGCTTCCGACATGTGCATCTTCGGATTGTCGAACTTCGGCGTCGGCGAGGGATCCATGACGTAGCGACCCTCGACCTTCACCGGATAGGCATAGGTGGTGGCGATATGGCCGTTGCGGGCAATGTCCTCATAGAGCTTCACATGCATCAACCCGTATTCTTCGAGCGCGTGCATCTTGCGGGTCTCGGTCTCACGCGGCTCGAGGAAGCGCAGGGGCTCCGGGATCGGCACCTGGTAGACCAGCGTCTGGCCCTCCCTGAGGCCTTCCTCGGGAATGCGGTGGCGCGTCTGAATGATGGTTGCTTCCTTAGTCTTCGTCGTCACTGCGACATCGGCGACCTTCTGGAAGAAGGCGCGGATCGACACGGCGTTGGTGGTGTCGTAGGCACCCTGGTCGATGACCTTCAGCACGTCCTTCGGTCCGAGGATCGACGCGGTAACCTGGACGCCGCCAGTGCCCCAGCCGTAGGGCATCGGCATTTCGCGCGAGGCGAAGGGAACCTGGTAACCTGGGATGGCGATCGCCTTCAGAATGGCGCGGCGGATCATCCGCTTGGTTTGCTCGTCCAGATAGGCAAAGTTGTAGGTGGCAAGGTCGGTCATTCGGCGGCCTCCTTCATGCCGTCCTGGCCGCCGGCGCGGGCAGCGTCATAGTCGCGGCGCATGCGCCGAACGAGGTCGAGTTCAGCCTGGAAATCGACATAGTGCGGCAGCTTCAGGTGTTCGACGAAACCGGTCGCCTGCACGTTGTCCGCATGAGAAATCACGAATTCCTGGTCCTGCGCCGGCGCAACGATGTCTTCGCTGAATTCGTCGGTGCGCAACGCGCGGTCGACGAGTGACATCGACATGGCCTTGCGTTCGCTTTGGCCGAAGACGAGCCCGTAGCCGCGGGTGAACTGCGGCGGCTGTTTCGCCGATCCCATGAACTGGTTGACCATCTGGCACTCGGTGACGCGGATGACGCCGAGGGAGACGGCAAAGCCGAGCTCGGGCAGGTCCAGTTCGACTTCGACTTCGCCGATGCGGACTTCGCCGACGAAGGGATGCGTGCGGCCATAGCCGCGCTGGGTCGAGTAGGCGAGCGCCAGCAGAAAGCCCTCGTCGCCGCGTGCCAGGGCCTGCAGGCGCAGGTCGCGGGCCATTGGAAATTCCATCGGCTCGCGGGTGAGGTCGCCCATGACATGGCCTTCGGGCATGCGGCCGTCGCCTTCGATCAGCCCTTCGCCGTCGAGAATGTCGGAGACGCGCATCACATGTTCGCCAGGCTCCTTGACTTCAGGCTCCTCGACCGCTGCGTCGTCGATCAACGAGGGGTCGAGCAGACGATGGGTGTAGTCGAAGGTTGGGCCCAGCAATTGTCCGCCGGGCAGGTCCTTGTAGGTGGCCGAGACGCGGCGCTCGACCTTCATGGTCGCGGTATCGACCGGCTCGGAATAGCCGAAGCGCGGCAGCGTCGTGCGGTAGGCGCGCAGGATGAAGATCGCCTCGATCATGTCACCGCGCGCCTGGCGCACGGCAAGGGCTGCGAGCTCACGGTCGTAAAGCGAGGCTTCGGCCATGACGCGATCGACGGCAAGGCCGAGCTGTTCGACGACCTGCTGGATGGTGATCGACGGTAGGGCGCGGTCGCCGCGGCGCCGATCGGCAAGGAGGCGATGGGCGTTGGCAATGGCGGCTTCGCCGCCCTTCACTGCAACATACATGGGTTAAACCTCCTGTCGCGAAAGTCTTGACGTGCGCGGCAGGCAGAGAACGCTGTCGCCTGATGTCAGCACGAGGTCGATGCCGCGCGGGAAAATCGCGCGGTTGGCACTCCAAAAGTCGAGGAAGACTTCAGGCAGGCCACGCACCGCAATGGTGATGTCGTCCTTGATACCAGGTCCGTGGGCGGTCAGCGGTTCGCCGCCGGTCAGCGCCTCAATCTCGATGACGAGCGTCGTCGAGCGATCCGGGTATTCCTGCGTGCCGAGCGAAAACTGGTCGAAGCCCGGAACCGGCGCGCCCTTCTCGACAAAGGCAAAGCGTGCATCGGTTTTGGTGTCCGTCACCGGTGCGCCGGTGTGGAACGCGATCCACTGCGGTACTGCGGATTTGCCAAGGGCGGGCGTGAGCCAGACTGCCGTGTCGTGATCGCACAGCGTCAAGGCCACGGCTCCGGCAGCCGCGCCCATTGGCGCCGGCGGGATGCTCGACGCCTCCAGGCGGATGATCTGCCCCGGGCGGGCAAAGCCGTCCATCAGGCTCTTGAATACGGATTGGGCGGAAAAGACCGGGTCGGCGAAGGCGCCGGCATAGATTTGCGATTGGCTGGCCATCAGTCGTCTCCGCGAACCATGGTGAAAAAGTCGACGCGTGTCGCGGCGGTTTCCTCTGCGGTGCGGCGGTCCTCCGCCTCGATGCGCGAAGCAATTGCGCGATGAAACGCCTCGACGGCCGGGCGGTCGGCTTCACGCTGGAAGAGCGCATCGAAGATTGCAGCAAGGCGGGCGCGCTGCTTGTCAGTGCCCAGCAACTGGCCATGGCCGATTTCGCCGGTCGAAAGCCGGATCGTCGCGCGCGATACGGTTGCCTCGCCCAGATTGAAGGCATCGCCGCCGCCGCCGATGCGGCCGCGAACCATGACCAAGCCCGTTTCCGGTCCGCGCACGGGCGACACATCAGGCTTGTCGGTAAGTGCCTCCCAGGCGGCCATGAGTTCTTCCGAAGACGCGCGGGCCAGCAGCCGCATGCCTTCCTTGCGCGCCATCTCCGGCGGACTTTCCTGTTTCAGCTTCGCATCCATCATTTTCACCTCAAATGTCTATTGATCTAGACAAGTGCACATCTTATACTTTTCATTAGCGTCCGCAAATGACAGGCTTGTGACATGGCAATGCGAAAAGTGGTTGAACGGCAGACAGGGGTCGCACTCTGGCGGCAGATCGCAGACCGGATCCGGCTGGCGATCAGCAATGGCGACTACGACGCTGCCGGCATGGTGCCGCCCGAAACGGTGCTTGCGGGCGAGTTTGGCGTCAACAGGCACACCGTCAGGAGTGCACTGGCAGCCCTTGCCGAGGAAGGGTTGGTTCGTGCCGTCCAGGGCCGCGGTACGATGATCGAGCGCAAGGAGAGGGTGAGCTATCCAATCTCGCGTCGCACCCGCTTCTCGCAGGGTCTCGGCCGGCAGGTGAAGGAGATCGGCACCCGCCTGCTCGGCCATGCCGAACTGAAGGCATTTGGCGACATTGCCTCGGCACTGGGTATCGCGCCGGGTGAACCGGTGATCGAATTGCGCACCGTCAGCAGCGGCGATGGCCGTCCGCTCTCCGTTTCGTCAAGTTACTATCCCGCCGCCCGGTTTCCCCGCATGGCGGAAGAGTTCGAGCAACGGCATTCCGTAACCAAAGCGTTTGCCGCCCACGGCCTTGACGACTACGTGCGCGTTTCGACCGAGATCGTCGCCCGCCATGCCGACAGCGACGAACTCTCGATGCTGAAACTCTCGGCTGGTGCGATCGTGCTGGAGGCGCAGTCGGTCAATGCGGACCTCGACGGCAAGCCCGTGGAGTATTCCCGCAACTGTTTTGCCGCCGATCGAATGAAACTGCGGATCGAAACGTAATCTGCCGGGTTGCGTTAATTCGTTTTTGCCTGCAAAAGTTGATCTTCGTGCCCAGTCGACCAATAGGAAATGTCTGAACGGATTGGTGGAGACGAGCTTCGGTGAGCGGACGTGTAGGCTTACTGGTTTTGATCGGTACTTTGCTGCTGGCGGCGCAATCCGTGCGGGCGGACGATAGCGGAATCTCTGGGCTCTGGCGCGAAGTGGGCGCGACGCTCATACGCTGCCAAGGCTGCCTCAGCGTTGTTCGGCACGGCACTATCCTTACCGTTGTCAGCGAAGCGGGCTGGTCGGCAGTTGTGACTGCCAACAGTTACGTCCCGACATCCTACGCCAGCGGAACTGGGCGATGGCGGCCTAACATCGGCGCCAAACAGGCGGATGAACCGTTTGAGGTGCATCTCTCCCTCGCAGACAGTCGGCTGGTCGTCGTCCTGATGAAGGAGAGCGACCACGGTGCGTCCCCCCATGTCAAGGTCAACTACGAGAGGCGGCTGCCCGCCTTAGACAAGAGTTTTGGAAAGGTCCGCAAGATCAAGATAAGTGAAGAATGATCTAGCGGTGCCTGCCGTAGTGCGATGGGGGCTGCTGAAAAGCCTGAGAACTTTGATTTCTCGGCCAAGCCATACTATCTTGCGGTTGCAGGAGCGATCAAACCTGGGCGGAGGTGCGATGTCGATCGCGCGACGGGCGAAATTGAAGCGGCGTCTTCTGGCGATGCTCGTGACGGGCATCGGAGGCATGGCGGCTGCGGCCGCCTCCTTCGCAACCGCAGTCTATCAGGCGGCCAATCCCGCTCCCGTTGAGCTTGCCAGGATGGGCGAGCCAATCGACACAGGTCGTTGGGTTATCACGATAAACAATGCCTCGATGGCGGAAGTTCCCCCTACGGGAACCAAGCCAGTCGACCCCAAGCGGTTCCTGACGGTCGACCTTGAACTCGACAATCGCTCGGCCGCGACAAGCAATGCGTTCATGCAGCTCGTCTCGATCGAGACGCAGATGTCGGTCCAACTTCCAGAGCCGGTCTACTACCTCGCCCGTGACAAATGGATCGCGAGCGCGATCAACCCTGGCATGCCGGAGAAACTCATCGCTGTTTGGGAATGGCCGGAGGGTTTGCCGAACCCGAAGGCGCTGCGCTTTTCGGTCGCCAAGCAGATCTACAAACCGCGCGACAATCTCTATGGCGCGCCCGGATGGTTTGATGACGGCAAGGCCGCCATCGTCGAATTGGCCGTAAGCGGGCAAACGGACGAGGCAGTGCGATGATCGCCGGGTTGCGTACAATCCTGTTGCTCGGACTTGGCGCTCTCGTGCTCTACGCCATGCAGCACAACACGCCGGGCTATGGCGATATCACGTCGCCGATTGCGATCCGTGGCAAAGCGGGCGAGCGGGTGGATAGCCATGCCTTTGCCTATGGTGCCGCGAATGTGCATCTGGCGCGGGCGGTCAAGACCGAGAGCTTCGGACGGGTGCGCGACTATTCAAGCTCGGGTGTCTGGTTGGTCATTGAAGGTGCAGCGGTTGCCAAGAAAGAGAGCCTTACGTTGCTATCAGCGGAATGGTTGTCGCCAAGCGGAATCCGCTATGCCCTTAGTCAACGCTTCTCGACCATGCATGGCTATCTGCCGACGGAGCGACTGGAGCCGGGCTTGCCCAAGCCGGTGCTCGTAGCATTCGAGTTGCCCGAGACGGCGATCAGCGGCGGTCGTCTGCTCATCGCGCGCTCTGGTCTGACCCCTCTCGGCGAAGAACTTTGGATCGCGCTCGACCAGAAGGCACCACTGGAAATCAAACCATCGATCACGCTTGCGCGCGGCAGCGGCAGCATGCCGTGGACGCTGGCTGCAAAATGACGAGAGGCAGGTCATGAGCGAAAGACGCCTGTTCTGGACCTGTTTCGTGGCACTCGTCGCCGTGCTGCCATTGGCGATAGTGGTCCACGCCTGGGATAGTTTGCGTGAGATGCCTTTGTTTTCCGGTAAGCGCGACATCATCGTCGAAAGCGGTGTGGTCCAGCCCTATGCGGGCGGGCAATGGAAGCTTGCGGATCTGAAACGACTGCCCGGTCCATCTAATGACGCGCGCGTTGTTCTGGCGGAATTCGAGAGCGAACCGAAAGATCTGGCAATGCTGGCTGAGAGTGCGTGCCGCGTTCGGCTGGTGGATGCGGAGGGGCGGCGCTTCGAGCCCTTGATGCTGACGGAACCAATCGTGCGCGAGATGTATCCCGAAGTGGCGGATCGCCCGCGCTGTTCGAGCCTCGCTTTTGCAAATGCCGGAAACGGCGGCACAGTCAGAATGGCGGAAAGTTTTATGGTGCCGGCCAAGGCAAGCGATCTTTCGCTCGTGGTCGAGGTTCTGGGAGCAGGCGACGGCGCGCTCGTATTCAAATGGAAGCGTGGTTAGTGGATAGAATCTGACGCCTGGTATCCGGGATGACGTGATCAGGTTGGGACCTACGTTCCTGCCTAATCACGCAACGCGCCCGACAGGTTCGCGTCGACGCGTCAGGCCCGCATTGGGTCGAACTTCCCCTTTGGTCGCTAGCCGAAGTTCGGACATCAGGTGCGACGATAGGATTGCACGCCCGCAGCAATTCAAAGTGTTACAGCAACCTTTGCGCGTCTGATAAGATGCGCGGCGCTTCAGGGGCCACCGCAGGTGTTGCCTGCGAAATGGCTCGTTCGAGTATGGCTGCCAGCAGCGAGATGCGCATGGCATCGAGCAAGATGCCGCCGTCGAGATCGCTGGGACTGCCGATGAAGACGACCAGGATGCTGGATACAAACTCCCAGGTCGCGAACTCTTCGACGCCGAGCAGGCGCGTTGTTGCAAACCAGAGCCAGGCCCCAAGCCAACCGATCAGGCGATAGGCGACGATGAAGGTGAGCAAGGTTGCAAGCCCTGCGCCGAGTGTCAGCTTCAGGCAGGTCCAGACCGGCCCATAACGCGAGCGATAGTCGCTGACGAAGTGTTCGAGAAAATCGATGAGCCATTTGCGCCAGCTCCGTGCACTGGTCCGTGCCGGCATGGTGCGGGGACCGACCGCGGAAAGTTCATAGCCGTTGATGATTGCCGCCATCACCAGCCAGACCATCGGCAAGAGGGCGTAGAAGAACAGGCTCTGCGCCTGTGTCAGCCAGTCGGGCTCGCGAAATTCGACGGGTATGAAGTTCTCCGCGGCATAGGCAACGCCGATCAGTTGCAAGCTGTTGCCCCAATCAAGAGTGCTCAGCAGTTTGCCGGCGCCGAGCCAGGTGATGAATTCATCCTTCCAGATCGAAAGCCCGTAAAGACCGATAAAGATCCAGCTCGCGTCGGCTGCAACGATCAGCAAGCGCCAAGTTGGCGCTTTGCTCTTTTTGCTCATTTGCTTGGCGGCCCAACGTACCACCCAGCAAATAGCGATGGACAGAAGCAGGCCGCGTGAACTGAG encodes the following:
- a CDS encoding alpha-D-ribose 1-methylphosphonate 5-phosphate C-P-lyase PhnJ — translated: MTDLATYNFAYLDEQTKRMIRRAILKAIAIPGYQVPFASREMPMPYGWGTGGVQVTASILGPKDVLKVIDQGAYDTTNAVSIRAFFQKVADVAVTTKTKEATIIQTRHRIPEEGLREGQTLVYQVPIPEPLRFLEPRETETRKMHALEEYGLMHVKLYEDIARNGHIATTYAYPVKVEGRYVMDPSPTPKFDNPKMHMSEALQLFGAGREKRIYAVPPYTEVVSLDFDDHPFEVQKFDKPCALCGAENVYLDEVVLDDKGGRMFVCSDTDHCEDRRDCGHAGHMLARQEAAE
- the phnK gene encoding phosphonate C-P lyase system protein PhnK, encoding MSAVPLLKVNDVSKFYGSRIGCRNVSFDLFPGEVLAIVGESGSGKTTLLSCLSTRLMPTSGIVEYHMRDGQYRDLARMGEAERRFLMRTDWGFVHQNPADGLRMTVSAGANVGERLMAVGDRHYGNIRAAASDWLERVEIGIDRIDDQPRAFSGGMRQRLQIARNLVTSPRLVFMDEPTGGLDVSVQARLLDLVRGLVHDLGLAAIIVTHDLAVARLLSHRMMVMKDGAVIEQGLTDRVLDDPREPYTQLLVSSILQV
- a CDS encoding carbon-phosphorus lyase complex subunit PhnI translates to MYVAVKGGEAAIANAHRLLADRRRGDRALPSITIQQVVEQLGLAVDRVMAEASLYDRELAALAVRQARGDMIEAIFILRAYRTTLPRFGYSEPVDTATMKVERRVSATYKDLPGGQLLGPTFDYTHRLLDPSLIDDAAVEEPEVKEPGEHVMRVSDILDGEGLIEGDGRMPEGHVMGDLTREPMEFPMARDLRLQALARGDEGFLLALAYSTQRGYGRTHPFVGEVRIGEVEVELDLPELGFAVSLGVIRVTECQMVNQFMGSAKQPPQFTRGYGLVFGQSERKAMSMSLVDRALRTDEFSEDIVAPAQDQEFVISHADNVQATGFVEHLKLPHYVDFQAELDLVRRMRRDYDAARAGGQDGMKEAAE
- the phnF gene encoding phosphonate metabolism transcriptional regulator PhnF gives rise to the protein MAMRKVVERQTGVALWRQIADRIRLAISNGDYDAAGMVPPETVLAGEFGVNRHTVRSALAALAEEGLVRAVQGRGTMIERKERVSYPISRRTRFSQGLGRQVKEIGTRLLGHAELKAFGDIASALGIAPGEPVIELRTVSSGDGRPLSVSSSYYPAARFPRMAEEFEQRHSVTKAFAAHGLDDYVRVSTEIVARHADSDELSMLKLSAGAIVLEAQSVNADLDGKPVEYSRNCFAADRMKLRIET
- the phnH gene encoding phosphonate C-P lyase system protein PhnH, with product MASQSQIYAGAFADPVFSAQSVFKSLMDGFARPGQIIRLEASSIPPAPMGAAAGAVALTLCDHDTAVWLTPALGKSAVPQWIAFHTGAPVTDTKTDARFAFVEKGAPVPGFDQFSLGTQEYPDRSTTLVIEIEALTGGEPLTAHGPGIKDDITIAVRGLPEVFLDFWSANRAIFPRGIDLVLTSGDSVLCLPRTSRLSRQEV
- the phnG gene encoding phosphonate C-P lyase system protein PhnG produces the protein MDAKLKQESPPEMARKEGMRLLARASSEELMAAWEALTDKPDVSPVRGPETGLVMVRGRIGGGGDAFNLGEATVSRATIRLSTGEIGHGQLLGTDKQRARLAAIFDALFQREADRPAVEAFHRAIASRIEAEDRRTAEETAATRVDFFTMVRGDD